A single region of the Nocardioides aquaticus genome encodes:
- a CDS encoding trans-sulfuration enzyme family protein: protein MPDDAPVPAPADRPLHPATLAVTAGRPKDDPDAPLNEPLTMASTYVAGGDREYGRYGNPTWQAFEAALGALEGGRCLAFSSGMAAVSTVLDLVGQDARVVMPQHAYLGSVAYLGDLEARGRARSVLVDMTDLDATRAACEDAALVWVESPTNPALEVTDVRAVTEAAHAAGAYVVADNTFATPVLRRPLEDGVDLVLHSATKYLAGHSDALIGAVVTRDDALFDVLKKRRDLAGAVPGTLEAWLALRGLRTLHLRVERAQANAQVLVERLREHPAVAEVRYPGFGGIVSAVLAQGELAADLLPRKTRLWVHATSLGGVESTLERRRRWKGEAPTIPEGLVRLSVGIEDVEDLWADLRRCLDDLV, encoded by the coding sequence ATGCCCGACGACGCGCCCGTGCCCGCACCCGCCGACCGACCGCTGCACCCCGCCACGCTGGCGGTGACCGCCGGCCGCCCGAAGGACGACCCCGACGCGCCGCTGAACGAGCCGCTGACGATGGCCTCGACCTACGTCGCGGGCGGCGACCGGGAGTACGGCCGGTACGGCAACCCCACCTGGCAGGCCTTCGAGGCCGCCCTCGGCGCCCTCGAGGGCGGCCGCTGCCTGGCGTTCTCCTCCGGGATGGCGGCGGTGTCGACCGTGCTGGACCTGGTCGGGCAGGACGCGCGCGTGGTGATGCCGCAGCACGCCTACCTGGGCAGCGTGGCCTACCTCGGCGACCTGGAGGCCCGCGGCCGCGCGCGCAGCGTCCTGGTCGACATGACCGACCTCGACGCCACCCGCGCCGCCTGCGAGGACGCCGCGCTGGTGTGGGTGGAGTCCCCCACCAACCCTGCTCTCGAGGTCACCGACGTGCGCGCCGTGACCGAGGCCGCGCACGCGGCCGGGGCGTACGTCGTCGCCGACAACACCTTCGCCACGCCGGTCCTGCGCCGTCCGCTCGAGGACGGCGTCGACCTCGTGCTGCACTCGGCGACCAAGTACCTCGCCGGCCACAGCGACGCCCTGATCGGGGCGGTGGTGACCCGGGACGACGCGCTCTTCGACGTGCTGAAGAAGCGCCGCGACCTCGCCGGCGCGGTGCCGGGCACGCTGGAGGCCTGGCTGGCGCTGCGCGGCCTGCGCACGCTGCACCTGCGCGTCGAGCGGGCCCAGGCCAACGCGCAGGTGCTGGTCGAGCGCCTCCGCGAGCACCCCGCGGTCGCCGAGGTGCGCTACCCCGGCTTCGGCGGCATCGTCTCGGCCGTGCTGGCCCAGGGCGAGCTGGCAGCCGACCTCCTCCCCCGCAAGACCCGCCTGTGGGTGCACGCGACGTCCCTCGGCGGGGTCGAGTCCACGCTGGAGCGCCGTCGCCGGTGGAAGGGGGAGGCGCCCACCATCCCCGAGGGCCTGGTCCGGTTGTCGGTGGGCATCGAGGACGTCGAGGACCTCTGGGCCGACCTGCGCCGCTGCCTGGACGACCTGGTCTGA
- the leuC gene encoding 3-isopropylmalate dehydratase large subunit, translating into MGRTLAEKVWDEHVVRATPGEPDLLYIDLHLIHEVTSPQAFDGLRLAGRTVRRPDLTIATEDHNVPTVDWDKPIADPVSRTQVETLRRNCAEFGVRLHPLGDVEQGIVHVVGPQLGLTQPGMTIVCGDSHTSTHGAFGALAFGIGTSEVEHVLATQTLPQARPRTMAVTVNGSLPAGVTAKDLVLTLITHTGTGGGQGYVVEYRGSAIEELSMEARMTICNMSIEWGAKAGMVAPDQTTFDYIEGRPEAPTGADWDAAVEHWTSLRTDDDAEFDEEIVLDASVMTPFVTWGTNPGQGVPLGGSVPFPGDFEEEGDRVAAENALRYMALEAGTPMREVAVDTVFIGSCTNGRIEDLRLAASIIEGRTVDADTRLLVVPGSARVRLQAEDEGLDVVFKQAGAEWRGAGCSMCLGMNPDTLAPGERSASTSNRNFEGRQGKGGRTHLVSIPVAAATAVRGTLSSPADLD; encoded by the coding sequence ATGGGCAGGACACTGGCCGAGAAGGTCTGGGACGAGCACGTCGTCCGCGCGACCCCCGGGGAGCCCGACCTCCTCTACATCGACCTCCACCTCATCCACGAGGTGACCTCGCCGCAGGCCTTCGACGGCCTGCGCCTGGCCGGTCGTACGGTCCGCCGCCCCGACCTCACCATCGCCACCGAGGACCACAACGTCCCGACGGTCGACTGGGACAAGCCGATCGCCGACCCCGTCTCCCGCACCCAGGTCGAGACGCTGCGCCGCAACTGCGCGGAGTTCGGCGTGCGCCTGCACCCGCTCGGCGACGTCGAGCAGGGCATCGTGCACGTGGTCGGCCCGCAGCTCGGCCTGACCCAGCCGGGGATGACGATCGTGTGCGGCGACTCCCACACCTCCACCCACGGCGCCTTCGGCGCGCTGGCCTTCGGCATCGGCACCAGCGAGGTCGAGCACGTCCTGGCCACCCAGACCCTCCCGCAGGCCCGTCCGAGGACGATGGCGGTCACCGTCAACGGCAGCCTGCCGGCCGGCGTCACCGCCAAGGACCTCGTGCTGACCCTGATCACCCACACCGGGACCGGTGGCGGCCAGGGCTACGTCGTGGAGTACCGCGGGTCGGCCATCGAGGAGCTCTCGATGGAGGCGCGGATGACGATCTGCAACATGTCCATCGAGTGGGGCGCCAAGGCCGGGATGGTCGCACCCGACCAGACCACCTTCGACTACATCGAGGGCCGCCCCGAGGCGCCGACGGGTGCCGACTGGGACGCGGCGGTCGAGCACTGGACCAGCCTGCGCACCGACGACGACGCGGAGTTCGACGAGGAGATCGTCCTCGACGCCTCCGTCATGACCCCGTTCGTCACCTGGGGCACCAACCCCGGCCAGGGCGTGCCGCTCGGCGGGAGCGTGCCGTTCCCCGGTGACTTCGAGGAGGAGGGCGACCGCGTCGCCGCCGAGAACGCGCTGCGATACATGGCCCTGGAGGCCGGCACCCCGATGCGCGAGGTCGCGGTCGACACCGTCTTCATCGGCTCCTGCACCAACGGGCGCATCGAGGACCTCCGCCTCGCCGCGAGCATCATCGAGGGCCGCACCGTCGACGCCGACACCCGCCTCCTGGTCGTCCCGGGTTCGGCCCGGGTCCGGCTGCAGGCCGAGGACGAGGGCCTCGACGTGGTCTTCAAGCAGGCCGGCGCCGAGTGGCGCGGCGCGGGCTGCTCGATGTGCCTGGGCATGAACCCCGACACCCTCGCCCCGGGCGAGCGCAGCGCCTCGACCTCCAACCGCAACTTCGAGGGCCGGCAGGGCAAGGGCGGTCGTACGCACCTGGTCTCGATCCCGGTCGCGGCGGCCACCGCCGTGCGCGGCACCCTCTCCTCACCCGCCGACCTGGACTGA
- a CDS encoding GNAT family N-acetyltransferase → MRERSVRSVERWWSRVLGVPDDELWCGTTVRPHSPTSPLSVYGGWWVVWSAGGGLHVSLPPGAQEPEDDLLDDARRRTEPSAWRTLARERRLRVVGPSVHAYLDHDPTGAPPAPLAAGSPEVRRWDPRDLTDLRDRVGPGAWGESGFRDVDPLTDHCFAVVVAGTVVAAANLTPFDGAPRDVGVLVAPSWRGQGLGARVGRHAAAYAVRHHGLARWRARSDNRASLAVAEGLGFEPWCTQLALR, encoded by the coding sequence GTGCGCGAGAGGTCGGTGCGCTCGGTCGAGCGGTGGTGGTCCCGGGTGCTCGGTGTGCCCGACGACGAGCTGTGGTGCGGCACCACGGTCCGTCCGCACTCCCCCACGAGCCCGCTCTCGGTCTACGGCGGCTGGTGGGTGGTCTGGTCCGCGGGAGGCGGCCTCCACGTGTCCCTGCCACCCGGGGCCCAGGAGCCCGAGGACGACCTCCTCGACGACGCCCGGCGGCGTACGGAGCCCTCGGCCTGGCGCACCCTGGCGCGGGAGCGGCGGCTGCGGGTGGTCGGCCCCTCGGTGCACGCCTACCTGGACCACGACCCGACCGGCGCACCGCCGGCACCACTGGCGGCCGGGAGCCCGGAGGTGCGTCGTTGGGACCCCCGCGACCTCACCGACCTGCGTGACCGCGTGGGGCCGGGCGCGTGGGGCGAGTCCGGGTTCCGGGACGTCGACCCGCTCACCGACCACTGCTTCGCGGTGGTGGTCGCGGGCACGGTCGTCGCGGCGGCGAACCTCACGCCCTTCGACGGCGCCCCGCGTGACGTGGGGGTGCTGGTCGCGCCGTCGTGGCGCGGCCAGGGCCTGGGCGCCCGGGTCGGCCGGCACGCGGCGGCGTACGCCGTGCGTCACCACGGCCTGGCCCGGTGGCGGGCCCGCAGCGACAACCGGGCCTCGCTCGCCGTCGCCGAGGGGCTGGGCTTCGAGCCGTGGTGCACCCAGCTCGCGCTGCGGTGA
- the leuD gene encoding 3-isopropylmalate dehydratase small subunit yields MDAFTSHTGVGVPLRRSNVDTDQIIPAVYLKRVTRTGFEDGLFAAWRGDASFVLNQPAYAAGSVLVAGPDFGTGSSREHAVWALQNYGFRAVISSRFADIFRGNSGKAGLVAAQVDEKVVQRLWDLLEAEPGATITVDLESRTVRAGEGPDAVEDSFDIDDYTRWRLLEGLDDVSITLTHDEDISAFESGRPVWKPALT; encoded by the coding sequence ATGGACGCGTTCACCTCGCACACCGGCGTCGGCGTGCCGCTGCGCCGCAGCAACGTCGACACCGACCAGATCATCCCGGCCGTCTACCTCAAGCGGGTCACGCGCACCGGCTTCGAGGACGGCCTGTTCGCCGCCTGGCGCGGCGACGCCTCCTTCGTGCTCAACCAGCCGGCGTACGCCGCCGGGTCGGTCCTCGTCGCCGGTCCCGACTTCGGTACGGGGTCCTCGCGCGAGCACGCCGTGTGGGCGCTGCAGAACTACGGCTTCCGCGCCGTGATCTCCTCGCGCTTCGCCGACATCTTCCGCGGCAACTCCGGCAAGGCCGGGCTGGTCGCCGCCCAGGTCGACGAGAAGGTCGTCCAGCGGTTGTGGGACCTGCTCGAGGCCGAGCCGGGCGCCACGATCACCGTCGACCTGGAGTCGCGCACGGTGCGTGCCGGGGAGGGCCCCGACGCCGTCGAGGACTCCTTCGACATCGACGACTACACGCGTTGGCGCCTGCTCGAGGGGCTCGACGACGTCAGCATCACGCTGACCCACGACGAGGACATCTCCGCCTTCGAGTCCGGCCGCCCGGTCTGGAAGCCCGCCCTGACCTGA
- a CDS encoding AlkA N-terminal domain-containing protein, whose translation MTTTDEPPAAPDGLDPQACYRVVESRDPRFDGVFWTAVRTTGIYCRPSCPARTPAARNVTFHASAAAAQAAGYRACRRCRPDASPGSPDWDVAATTAGRAMRLIADGVVDREGVPGLAGRLGYTPRHLTRLLGDELGAGPLALARARRAQTARTLVERTDLPLTDVAHAAGFASVRQFNQTVLDVYAATPGELRSRRGRTVPGGGRGAVREDLDPPGALTLRLPVRTPFAGRELLGFLAYHVVPGVETAGPGWYARTLDLPHAPGTVRVLLDDPDPGPGTATVEAVFGLGDLRDLPAAVERVRRMLDADADPAVVDRHLGEDDVLAPLVAARPGLRVPGQVDGDETAVRTVVGQQVSVVGARTVTARMVQAHGRAVTTGVPGLTHLFPRADVLAAVDPETLPMPRARGRALVGLCAALAEGRVRLDRGVARADTRAAMLALKGIGPWTADYVAMRALGDPDVFLPTDIGVRNALSGLGQDPATLLPQVTGDGGRWAPWRSTALMHLWATVIPALPDPDRDPDRPEET comes from the coding sequence GTGACCACCACGGACGAGCCTCCCGCAGCGCCCGACGGGCTGGACCCGCAGGCCTGCTACCGGGTGGTGGAGTCGCGCGACCCCCGGTTCGACGGGGTGTTCTGGACCGCCGTGCGCACGACCGGGATCTACTGCCGCCCGTCCTGCCCGGCGCGGACGCCGGCGGCACGCAACGTGACCTTCCACGCGAGCGCGGCGGCGGCGCAGGCGGCGGGCTACCGCGCCTGCCGGCGCTGCCGTCCCGACGCCTCTCCTGGGAGCCCGGACTGGGACGTCGCCGCGACCACGGCCGGTCGGGCCATGCGGCTGATCGCCGACGGGGTGGTCGACCGGGAGGGCGTGCCCGGGCTGGCCGGACGGCTCGGCTACACCCCCCGCCACCTGACCCGCCTGCTCGGCGACGAGCTCGGGGCCGGGCCCCTGGCGCTGGCCCGGGCGCGGCGCGCGCAGACCGCGCGGACCCTGGTCGAGCGCACCGACCTCCCGCTGACCGACGTCGCGCACGCCGCCGGCTTCGCCAGCGTGCGGCAGTTCAACCAGACCGTGCTGGACGTCTACGCAGCGACCCCCGGCGAGCTGCGCTCACGCCGCGGACGCACGGTTCCGGGTGGCGGGCGCGGGGCGGTGCGTGAGGACCTGGACCCGCCCGGTGCGCTGACGCTGAGGCTGCCGGTGCGCACCCCCTTCGCCGGCCGCGAGCTGCTGGGCTTCCTGGCCTACCACGTGGTCCCGGGGGTCGAGACCGCCGGACCGGGCTGGTACGCCCGCACCCTCGACCTGCCCCACGCCCCCGGGACGGTCCGTGTCCTGCTCGACGACCCGGACCCCGGCCCGGGCACGGCGACCGTCGAGGCCGTCTTCGGTCTCGGCGACCTGCGCGACCTGCCCGCCGCGGTGGAACGCGTCCGCCGGATGCTCGACGCCGACGCCGACCCCGCGGTGGTCGACCGCCACCTCGGCGAGGACGACGTGCTCGCGCCCCTGGTCGCGGCCCGCCCGGGGTTGCGCGTGCCCGGACAGGTCGACGGTGACGAGACCGCGGTCCGCACCGTGGTCGGCCAGCAGGTCAGCGTGGTCGGGGCGCGCACCGTGACCGCACGGATGGTGCAGGCGCACGGGCGCGCGGTGACCACGGGCGTTCCGGGCCTGACGCACCTGTTCCCGCGGGCCGACGTGCTGGCGGCGGTCGACCCGGAGACGCTGCCGATGCCGCGCGCCCGGGGCCGGGCGCTGGTCGGGCTGTGCGCCGCGCTCGCCGAGGGGCGGGTCCGGCTCGACCGGGGCGTCGCCCGCGCGGACACCCGGGCGGCGATGCTGGCGCTGAAGGGCATCGGGCCCTGGACGGCCGACTACGTCGCGATGCGCGCCCTCGGCGACCCGGACGTCTTCCTGCCGACCGACATCGGCGTGCGCAACGCCCTGAGCGGGCTCGGGCAGGACCCCGCGACCCTCCTGCCGCAGGTCACCGGTGACGGCGGCCGCTGGGCGCCGTGGCGCTCGACCGCGCTGATGCACCTGTGGGCCACCGTCATCCCGGCCCTGCCCGACCCCGACCGCGACCCCGACCGACCCGAGGAGACCTGA
- a CDS encoding methylated-DNA--[protein]-cysteine S-methyltransferase — translation MWTVTDSPVGPLRLVEHHGALTHVEFAPHGPAADGRPRGTEDDQVPVLVEAAAQLAAYFAGDLKDFDLPLDPGGTPFQQRVWEALRGIGWGETATYGAVAVRLGMTPAASRAVGLANGRNPIPIVVPCHRVIGANGTLTGYAGGLERKQVLLDLETHALF, via the coding sequence ATGTGGACCGTGACCGACAGCCCGGTCGGACCGCTGCGGCTCGTGGAGCACCACGGCGCGCTGACCCACGTCGAGTTCGCCCCCCACGGCCCGGCCGCCGACGGCCGCCCCCGCGGGACCGAGGACGACCAGGTGCCCGTGCTGGTGGAGGCCGCCGCACAGCTGGCGGCGTACTTCGCCGGCGACCTGAAGGACTTCGACCTCCCCCTGGACCCCGGCGGCACGCCGTTCCAGCAACGCGTCTGGGAGGCGCTGCGCGGGATCGGCTGGGGCGAGACCGCGACCTACGGCGCGGTGGCGGTGCGGCTCGGGATGACCCCGGCGGCGTCGCGGGCCGTCGGCCTCGCGAACGGGCGCAACCCGATCCCGATCGTGGTTCCGTGCCACCGCGTGATCGGCGCCAACGGCACCCTCACCGGGTACGCCGGGGGCCTGGAGCGCAAGCAGGTCCTCCTCGACCTGGAGACCCACGCCTTGTTCTGA
- a CDS encoding IclR family transcriptional regulator: MDTSSGVGVLDKAALVLTALESGPATLAGLVAGTGLARPTAHRLAVALEHHRLVARDLQGRFVLGPRLAELSAAAGEDRLLATAGPVLARLRDITGESAQLWRRQGEARICVAAAERPSGLRDTIPIGSQLTMRAGSAAQVLLAWEDPDRVHRGLQEAAFSAAALSGIRRRGWAQSVGEREQGVASVSAPVRSPGGKVIAAVSVSGPLERLSRQPGRMHAPAVLAAAERLSESLRRAAAAGS, translated from the coding sequence ATGGACACATCCAGTGGCGTCGGCGTGCTCGACAAGGCCGCGCTCGTGCTGACCGCGCTGGAGTCGGGCCCGGCGACGCTGGCCGGCCTGGTGGCCGGCACCGGCCTCGCCCGGCCGACCGCGCACCGCCTGGCCGTGGCCCTCGAGCACCACCGTCTGGTCGCCCGTGACCTGCAGGGTCGCTTCGTGCTCGGCCCCCGCCTCGCCGAGCTGTCGGCCGCCGCGGGCGAGGACCGCCTCCTGGCGACCGCAGGTCCGGTCCTGGCCCGGCTGCGCGACATCACCGGCGAGTCGGCCCAGCTCTGGCGGCGCCAGGGCGAGGCACGGATCTGCGTGGCCGCCGCCGAGCGGCCCTCCGGACTGCGCGACACCATCCCGATCGGCTCGCAGCTGACGATGCGGGCCGGCTCGGCGGCCCAGGTCCTGCTGGCCTGGGAGGACCCCGACCGTGTGCACCGGGGCCTGCAGGAGGCGGCGTTCTCCGCCGCCGCCCTCTCGGGCATCCGCCGGCGCGGGTGGGCGCAGTCGGTGGGCGAGCGCGAGCAGGGCGTCGCCTCGGTCTCGGCGCCCGTCCGGTCCCCCGGCGGCAAGGTGATCGCGGCGGTGTCGGTCTCGGGCCCGCTCGAGCGGCTCTCGCGCCAGCCCGGCCGGATGCACGCCCCCGCGGTGCTCGCCGCCGCCGAGCGGCTCTCGGAGTCGCTGCGGCGGGCCGCCGCGGCCGGCTCCTGA
- the cofC gene encoding 2-phospho-L-lactate guanylyltransferase → MASHDPPDPPSTSFVAILPVKPPRVGKSRLGDVEDVRRRDLAGAFALDTVTAVVACPEVAEVLVVTDDAAFSRDLVALGCASMPDGDTHDLNATLQQAALEARRRWPHLQPVAICADLPALRPDDLGAALRVASTGGAWFVADAVEVGTTLYTAPYAEFAPRFGVGSRLAHQASGARAVTGGLATLRCDVDDRADLRRALSLGVGTHTAAVAAPLA, encoded by the coding sequence ATGGCCTCCCACGACCCGCCCGACCCGCCCTCCACCTCGTTCGTGGCGATCCTGCCCGTCAAGCCTCCGCGTGTGGGGAAGTCCCGGCTGGGAGACGTCGAGGACGTCCGGCGCCGAGACCTCGCCGGGGCGTTCGCCCTGGACACCGTGACGGCCGTGGTGGCGTGCCCCGAGGTGGCGGAGGTCCTCGTCGTCACCGACGACGCGGCGTTCTCGCGCGACCTCGTGGCCCTGGGGTGCGCGAGCATGCCGGACGGCGACACCCACGACCTGAACGCGACCCTGCAGCAGGCCGCGCTCGAGGCGCGGCGCCGGTGGCCGCACCTGCAGCCGGTGGCGATCTGCGCCGACCTGCCCGCACTGCGGCCCGACGACCTCGGCGCCGCCCTCCGGGTGGCCTCGACGGGGGGCGCGTGGTTCGTGGCCGACGCCGTCGAGGTCGGCACCACCCTCTACACCGCGCCGTACGCCGAGTTCGCCCCCCGCTTCGGGGTGGGCTCGCGACTGGCGCACCAGGCCTCCGGCGCCCGGGCCGTGACCGGCGGCCTCGCCACCCTGCGCTGCGACGTCGACGACCGGGCCGACCTGCGCCGTGCGCTGTCGCTCGGCGTCGGGACCCACACCGCCGCGGTGGCCGCCCCGCTCGCCTGA
- a CDS encoding NAD(P)H-dependent glycerol-3-phosphate dehydrogenase, which yields MTTDAATPQSHGKVAVFSAGSWGTAFSIVLADAGNEVALWSRRPEQAEAINRDRENADYLPGIELPRGVSATSDVARALEGAEVVVLATPSQSLRENLAGWAPHVPDDAVFLSLMKGVELGNVKRMSEVIAEVTGAGPERIGVLSGPNLAKEIARREPAASVVACADEEVARRLQARCHTAAFRPYTSVDVVGCEIGGAYKNVVALCVGMAVGLGFGDNTTASLITRGLAETARLATRMGANPLTLMGLAGLGDLVATCSSPLSRNRTFGEKLGQGMSTEEILASTRQVAEGAKSCSSLLALANSWGVDAPIADQVDAVVAGRTTPFDMMDAFINRDPKAETD from the coding sequence GTGACGACCGACGCAGCAACCCCGCAGAGCCACGGCAAGGTCGCCGTCTTCAGTGCCGGTTCGTGGGGCACCGCCTTCTCGATCGTGCTCGCCGACGCCGGCAACGAGGTGGCGCTCTGGTCGCGCCGCCCCGAGCAGGCCGAGGCGATCAACCGGGACCGTGAGAACGCGGACTACCTGCCCGGCATCGAGCTCCCCCGCGGGGTCAGCGCCACCTCCGACGTGGCCCGCGCGCTCGAGGGAGCCGAGGTGGTCGTCCTGGCCACGCCCTCCCAGAGCCTGCGCGAGAACCTCGCCGGCTGGGCGCCGCACGTGCCGGACGACGCGGTCTTCCTGTCGTTGATGAAGGGCGTCGAGCTGGGCAACGTGAAGCGGATGAGCGAGGTGATCGCCGAGGTGACCGGTGCCGGGCCGGAGAGGATCGGCGTCCTCAGCGGGCCCAACCTCGCCAAGGAGATCGCCCGGCGCGAACCGGCGGCCTCGGTGGTCGCCTGCGCCGACGAGGAGGTCGCGCGCCGGCTCCAGGCCCGCTGCCACACCGCGGCCTTCCGGCCCTACACCAGCGTCGACGTGGTCGGGTGCGAGATCGGCGGCGCCTACAAGAACGTCGTCGCGCTCTGCGTCGGGATGGCCGTCGGGCTGGGCTTCGGCGACAACACGACCGCCTCGCTGATCACGCGAGGACTGGCGGAGACGGCGCGACTGGCCACGCGGATGGGAGCGAACCCGCTGACCCTGATGGGCCTGGCCGGTCTCGGTGACCTGGTGGCCACCTGCTCCTCACCGCTCTCGCGGAACCGGACCTTCGGCGAGAAGCTCGGCCAGGGCATGTCGACCGAGGAGATCCTCGCCTCGACCCGGCAGGTGGCCGAGGGCGCGAAGTCGTGCTCGTCGCTGCTGGCGCTCGCCAACAGCTGGGGCGTCGACGCCCCGATCGCCGACCAGGTCGACGCCGTGGTCGCCGGCCGTACGACGCCCTTCGACATGATGGACGCCTTCATCAACCGCGACCCCAAGGCCGAGACCGACTGA
- a CDS encoding lysophospholipid acyltransferase family protein — MSVRKLQQRRGWAFTVIVALVKPVLLVLTRRRWIDGEHIPATGGCVVVVNHLSHVDPLTAAHLVYDHGRLPRYLAKSGLFRTRVLGTFLRAAGQIPVERATSSAVGAYAAAVEAVRAGECVVVYPEGTITRDPDLWPMTGKSGAARIALETGCPVVPVGQWGPQDLLAPYSHKPSLLPRTLVTMKVGRPLDLAHLADRPVTARHVAQATQQIMDAITGLVADIRGEQPPADRFDLRRHRAEQAREDGAS; from the coding sequence GTGAGCGTCCGCAAGCTGCAGCAACGACGGGGCTGGGCCTTCACCGTCATCGTCGCGCTCGTCAAGCCGGTCCTGCTGGTCCTGACCCGACGCCGGTGGATCGACGGCGAGCACATCCCGGCCACGGGCGGGTGCGTGGTGGTCGTCAACCACCTCTCGCACGTCGACCCCCTGACGGCCGCGCACCTCGTCTACGACCACGGCCGCCTCCCGCGCTACCTGGCCAAGTCCGGGCTCTTCCGCACCCGCGTGCTCGGTACCTTCCTCCGCGCGGCCGGCCAGATCCCCGTGGAGCGAGCGACGAGCAGCGCGGTCGGTGCGTACGCCGCCGCGGTCGAGGCGGTCCGCGCCGGCGAGTGCGTGGTCGTCTACCCCGAGGGCACGATCACGCGCGACCCCGACCTGTGGCCGATGACCGGCAAGTCGGGTGCGGCGCGGATCGCGCTGGAGACCGGCTGCCCGGTCGTCCCGGTGGGCCAGTGGGGTCCGCAGGACCTGCTCGCGCCCTACTCCCACAAGCCCTCGCTGCTGCCGCGCACGCTGGTGACGATGAAGGTGGGGCGGCCCCTGGACCTGGCGCACCTGGCCGACCGGCCCGTGACCGCGCGGCACGTCGCGCAGGCCACCCAGCAGATCATGGACGCCATCACCGGCCTCGTGGCCGACATCCGGGGCGAGCAGCCGCCCGCGGACCGCTTCGACCTGCGACGGCACCGTGCCGAGCAGGCCCGGGAGGACGGAGCCTCGTGA
- a CDS encoding HU family DNA-binding protein — MNKSQLIDTLAERFEGNRKQATHALDSVLDTITREVAKGEKVAIQGFGSFEKKVLGTRKGAKKQAGKKSSSGTQEAVPRFKPASDLKAVVSGVKKLPELTVAAGSSAVSVATAPARAAAKAARKTVKGSSKKKTAAGKASTAAEAATEAGSAAAGSAAVEAQKTAAAAKKAAASVTETSTAKKAPAKKATAKKATAKKATPATKAPAKKTTAKKTAATTSTAAGSTAKKSAPAKKSTPAKKATSTTSSSPAPAKKATPAKKATPAKKATSATPAPSTTPAPTTSGGSTSGGSTTDGSGSGTGSAASPTPSGGGGSSS, encoded by the coding sequence GTGAACAAGTCTCAGCTCATCGACACGCTCGCCGAGCGTTTCGAGGGGAACCGCAAGCAGGCGACGCACGCCCTCGACTCGGTCCTCGACACCATCACCCGCGAGGTGGCCAAGGGCGAGAAGGTGGCGATCCAGGGGTTCGGGTCCTTCGAGAAGAAGGTCCTCGGCACCCGCAAGGGCGCGAAGAAGCAGGCCGGCAAGAAGTCCTCGTCGGGCACGCAGGAGGCCGTGCCGAGGTTCAAGCCGGCCTCGGACCTCAAGGCCGTCGTGTCCGGGGTCAAGAAGCTGCCCGAGCTGACGGTGGCCGCCGGCTCCTCGGCGGTCTCGGTCGCGACCGCCCCGGCGCGTGCCGCGGCCAAGGCGGCTCGCAAGACCGTGAAGGGGTCGTCCAAGAAGAAGACCGCCGCGGGGAAGGCGTCCACCGCCGCGGAGGCGGCGACCGAGGCCGGTTCCGCCGCCGCGGGTAGTGCTGCGGTCGAGGCCCAGAAGACCGCCGCCGCGGCGAAGAAGGCCGCCGCCTCGGTGACCGAGACGTCGACCGCGAAGAAGGCGCCGGCGAAGAAGGCGACGGCGAAGAAGGCGACGGCGAAGAAGGCGACGCCCGCCACGAAGGCGCCGGCGAAGAAGACCACGGCGAAGAAGACCGCGGCGACGACGTCGACCGCAGCCGGGTCCACGGCGAAGAAGTCGGCACCGGCGAAGAAGTCCACGCCGGCGAAGAAGGCCACGTCCACGACGTCCTCCAGCCCGGCGCCGGCGAAAAAGGCCACTCCGGCGAAGAAGGCCACGCCGGCCAAGAAGGCCACGTCGGCGACGCCGGCCCCGTCGACTACGCCAGCCCCGACGACCTCCGGTGGGTCGACGTCCGGCGGCTCCACGACCGACGGTTCAGGCAGCGGGACCGGTTCCGCTGCGTCCCCGACGCCGAGCGGCGGTGGCGGCTCGTCCAGCTGA